In Hypanus sabinus isolate sHypSab1 chromosome X2 unlocalized genomic scaffold, sHypSab1.hap1 SUPER_X2_unloc_7, whole genome shotgun sequence, a single genomic region encodes these proteins:
- the LOC132385953 gene encoding gastrula zinc finger protein XlCGF8.2DB-like, producing the protein MSFTCLDCGKGFTRSSTLQRHQRVHTGERPFTCSECGKGFSDSSKLVRHYRVHTGERPFICSECGKGFARSSQLTEHQRVHTGEKPFSCFQCGKGFTQSSHLKVHQRIHTGEKPFSCTECGKGFTDSFSLVKHCRIHTGEKPFTCSECGKGFTDSSHLVKHCRIHTGEKPFTCSQCGKGFTQSSHLNVHQRIHTGEKPFSCSECRKGFADSYSLVKHIRIHTGEKPFTCSECGKGFIDSSHLVKHCRIHTGEKPFTCRECGKGFTASSNLVRHCRTHTGEKPFTCSDCGKGFTRSSGLKVHQRVHTGRCQSPVLIVGMNSLRHLN; encoded by the coding sequence ATgtcgttcacctgcttagactgtgggaagggattcactcgttcatccacactacagagacaccagcgagttcacaccggggagaggccattcacttgctctgaatgtgggaagggattcagtgacTCATCCAAACTTGTGAGGcactaccgagttcacactggggagaggccgttcatttgCTCTGAATGTGGAAAAGGATttgctcggtcatctcaactgactgaacatcagcgagttcacactggggagaaaccgttcagctgctTTCAATGTGGCAAGGGGTTCACCCAGTCATCTCAtctgaaagtacatcagcgaattcacactggggagaaaccgttcagctgcactgaatgtgggaagggatttactgaTTCATTCTCCCTTGTGAAGCActgccgaattcacactggggagaagccattcacgtgctctgaatgtgggaagggattcactgactcatcccaccttgtgaagcactgccgaattcacactggggagaagccattcacatgctctcaatgtgggaagggattcactcagtcgtctCATCTGAatgtacatcagcgaattcacactggggagaagccgttcagctgCTCCGAATGTAGGAAGGGATTCGCTGATTCATACTCCCTTGTGAAGCACatccgaattcacactggggagaagccattcacgtgctctgaatgtgggaagggattcattgactcatcccaccttgtgaagcactgccgaattcacactggggagaagccgttcacgtgtcgtgaatgtgggaaaggattcactgcgTCATCCAACCTGGTGAGGCACTGCcgaactcacactggggagaaaccgttcacctgctcagattgtggaaagggattcactcggtcatcaggCTTGAAAgtccatcagcgagttcacactgggcgaTGCCAGTCACCTGTTCtgattgtgggaatgaattcGCTCAGACATCTCAACTGA